The following coding sequences are from one Paenibacillus sp. FSL R5-0912 window:
- a CDS encoding glycoside hydrolase family 2 protein, giving the protein MGILINEGRYTTRLEEGWKFQPGPVIRGEQEGWQASGLPSPVTVSVPHTWNVQDGLEDYRGAGWYEQMLTVPDEWKDCRIRLSFEGAYRDTDIWVNGVKAGCHYNSGYTPFEADLTPYIHAGGGNRLVIRVDNSNSDVALPQGNSFDWADDGGLIRPVTLVVTGLASIQQFKVEPLVIFADQGGNTGGRLSAAIKLCEPSADALSADIADYRNEVRIWQGTEEITGGALSWSFTDILLPEVDLWHFDHPDLYELEIVLRTGDQVQDRVVRPFGFREIVVKGHELWLNREPVRLMGVEWMPGSNPATGMAEKQADLIAMLERLKEANCVITRFHWQQGNDLLDWCDRNGLLVQEEIPHWQQPSEPGKDTFVLALSQAREMIDSHAHHPCIFAWGMGNELDGQSAVTLRYMEQLKAELLQLDPSRLINYVSNSVLYQPDRDATGAGDLLMWNEYIGSWHGDLDEHKVIRQIIADYPEKPIVVAEYGLCEPVFEGGDARRARLLIEKTEIYRQYPQFAALIFFSLNDYRTQMGEEGEGKLKQRVHGSVDIYNRVKPSFAVLREISSPLLLAEAPVWHEGGLEVSLKCRKDIPSYAARGYYLTVSSAGAEGTRLVIPAMQPGDILNLNIPVQPAPGQQQVLTVYRPNGYSVVERELN; this is encoded by the coding sequence GTGGGTATCTTGATCAATGAAGGACGTTACACTACCAGACTGGAAGAGGGCTGGAAGTTCCAGCCCGGCCCTGTAATCCGAGGCGAGCAGGAAGGATGGCAGGCTTCAGGCTTGCCGTCCCCGGTTACGGTCTCCGTGCCGCATACATGGAATGTACAGGACGGTCTTGAGGATTACCGCGGGGCAGGCTGGTATGAACAAATGTTAACAGTTCCTGACGAGTGGAAGGATTGCCGGATACGGCTTTCCTTTGAAGGGGCTTACCGCGATACGGATATCTGGGTGAATGGTGTAAAGGCAGGCTGCCACTACAATTCCGGCTATACCCCATTTGAAGCAGATCTGACTCCATATATTCATGCGGGAGGCGGGAACCGGCTTGTGATTCGAGTGGACAACAGCAACAGTGACGTGGCCTTGCCTCAAGGCAACAGCTTTGACTGGGCCGATGACGGCGGGCTGATCCGGCCGGTAACGCTTGTTGTCACAGGATTGGCGTCCATTCAGCAGTTCAAGGTGGAACCGCTGGTCATCTTCGCTGACCAAGGCGGAAATACAGGCGGCAGACTATCCGCCGCTATTAAGCTTTGCGAACCATCCGCTGACGCGCTCAGTGCAGACATTGCCGACTACCGCAATGAAGTGCGGATTTGGCAGGGGACGGAAGAAATCACAGGCGGGGCCTTATCCTGGAGTTTCACAGACATCCTGCTGCCGGAGGTTGATTTGTGGCATTTTGACCATCCGGATTTATATGAGCTTGAGATTGTACTGCGCACCGGGGATCAGGTCCAGGACCGGGTAGTCCGCCCGTTTGGCTTCCGGGAGATTGTTGTTAAGGGACATGAGCTGTGGCTGAACCGCGAACCGGTCCGGCTGATGGGTGTGGAGTGGATGCCTGGCTCGAATCCGGCGACTGGAATGGCCGAGAAGCAGGCAGATCTGATTGCGATGCTTGAGCGGTTGAAGGAAGCGAACTGTGTCATTACACGATTCCACTGGCAGCAGGGAAATGATTTGCTGGACTGGTGTGACCGTAATGGCCTGCTGGTTCAGGAGGAAATTCCGCATTGGCAGCAGCCTTCAGAGCCGGGGAAGGACACCTTCGTGCTTGCCCTGTCTCAAGCCAGGGAGATGATTGATAGTCATGCGCATCATCCCTGTATCTTTGCCTGGGGAATGGGGAATGAGCTGGATGGCCAGTCTGCAGTGACTCTGCGTTATATGGAGCAGCTGAAGGCGGAGCTTCTGCAGCTCGACCCGAGCAGGCTGATTAATTATGTAAGCAACAGTGTTCTCTATCAGCCTGACAGGGATGCGACTGGTGCTGGAGATCTGCTGATGTGGAACGAATACATCGGATCATGGCATGGTGATTTGGATGAGCATAAGGTCATCCGGCAGATTATTGCCGATTACCCTGAGAAGCCTATTGTTGTGGCAGAATATGGGCTTTGTGAGCCGGTGTTTGAAGGCGGGGACGCCAGAAGAGCCCGGTTGCTTATCGAAAAAACAGAAATCTACCGCCAGTATCCCCAGTTCGCAGCGCTGATCTTCTTCAGCCTAAATGATTACCGTACGCAAATGGGCGAAGAGGGTGAAGGGAAGCTGAAGCAGCGGGTTCATGGTTCTGTAGACATTTATAACCGGGTGAAGCCGTCGTTTGCTGTCTTGCGCGAGATTTCTTCCCCCCTCTTGCTGGCAGAAGCCCCTGTATGGCACGAAGGGGGGCTTGAGGTGAGTCTCAAATGCCGGAAGGATATTCCCAGCTATGCCGCGCGGGGTTATTACTTAACGGTGTCCTCAGCAGGCGCGGAAGGAACCAGACTGGTAATTCCAGCTATGCAGCCGGGAGATATCCTGAACTTGAACATCCCTGTGCAACCAGCGCCGGGACAGCAGCAAGTGCTCACCGTGTATCGGCCTAACGGGTACAGTGTAGTTGAACGGGAATTGAACTAA
- a CDS encoding DUF488 domain-containing protein — protein sequence MLERSCRKSTDLPYSIYLKRVYEPAAPEDGYRILVDRLWPRGITKQQAAIDEWMKELAPSPGLRQWFGHIPERFAAFSDSYIRELEEDPARGRLAAEIAELALGQDVTLVYAAKDPIHNHAQVLYKWLLSR from the coding sequence ATGTTAGAGCGTTCCTGCCGGAAGTCAACTGACCTTCCTTACTCTATATATCTGAAGCGCGTTTATGAGCCGGCGGCTCCGGAGGACGGGTACCGGATACTGGTGGACAGGCTATGGCCCAGGGGAATTACGAAACAGCAGGCTGCCATAGACGAGTGGATGAAGGAGCTTGCTCCGAGCCCCGGGCTGCGCCAATGGTTCGGCCATATTCCAGAGCGGTTTGCAGCATTCAGTGACAGCTATATCCGGGAGCTGGAGGAAGATCCGGCGCGCGGGAGACTTGCTGCGGAGATCGCAGAATTAGCGCTGGGGCAGGACGTTACACTGGTATATGCCGCGAAGGACCCTATACACAATCATGCGCAGGTACTATATAAATGGCTTCTTTCCCGATAA
- a CDS encoding beta-galactosidase, protein MKNYPIKVNDDKKNIFSGHIKLGGVNPSGERISFTNYYMEKNGEPFFGVCGEFHFSRYDELYWEDEIIKMKMGGVNIVTTYIFWNLHEEIEGVYEWSGNKNLRRFIQLCDKHELYVMIRIGPFCHGEMRSGGMPDWLFGRPFEVRSNDEGYLAYVRRLYAEIGLQVQGLLYKDGGPIIGTQIENEHNHSSAQWGLTTGINNMWLNGGSGGNEHMLLLRDMAIEAGIDTPIYTCTGWGGATTPVPDMLPLWGGYAYWPWIYYETDRFDGIKEHPATPEYIFRDKHNNDLPVSYNFEPFYQPEDYPYACCEMGGGMVQFYKYRFEFPYNSVPAMSVMKTAEGCNMLGYYMYHGGSNPKGKVNPYTNDLATPKISYDFNAMIGEFGQVRESYKRTKLQHYLFTEFQHQFALTKTILPGDTSENDPYDVSELRYAVRSHEGSGFLFLNNFQDHAENHDLQDMNVSIELPGETLTIPAQGELTLGSGSFAILPYNFDLAGITLKYATAQLITKLDVADEVYYFFFVPEGMKGSYALHSADVAGIETEGGHTRQLEDMTIIEVEEQTSGIVRLVSAAGKKVIIYTMTDEQSLGFWKTEVRGKQRVLFTDANLLVAGDEIKLESTDREEVTLSVFPDFEAGLGSVSGGELAATSDGGLFTTYKLLIPGREIAFTWTKVKDERAVLEFASGSLDGVKEALLQIDYSGDIGYAFIDGDLINDNFCNNTTWEIGLKRFEERLYDKGMYLYASPIRKGTVVNSNTTMAGWNETAAELIADIASVRAVPVYEIVIR, encoded by the coding sequence ATGAAGAACTACCCGATCAAAGTAAACGATGATAAAAAGAATATATTCTCAGGTCACATTAAGCTTGGCGGTGTGAACCCTTCGGGCGAACGGATCAGCTTTACGAACTATTATATGGAGAAGAACGGGGAGCCGTTTTTTGGCGTGTGCGGTGAATTCCATTTCTCCCGTTATGATGAGCTGTACTGGGAAGATGAGATTATTAAGATGAAGATGGGTGGCGTTAACATCGTCACGACTTATATTTTCTGGAATCTGCATGAAGAAATCGAAGGCGTATATGAATGGTCAGGCAATAAAAACTTGCGCCGGTTCATTCAGCTATGTGATAAGCATGAGCTGTATGTCATGATCCGTATCGGCCCTTTCTGTCACGGGGAAATGCGAAGCGGCGGGATGCCGGACTGGCTGTTCGGCCGCCCGTTCGAGGTCCGCTCCAATGATGAGGGGTATCTGGCCTATGTACGGAGGCTATATGCAGAAATCGGTTTGCAGGTTCAGGGCTTGCTGTATAAAGACGGAGGCCCGATTATCGGTACCCAAATCGAGAACGAGCATAACCATTCCTCGGCGCAGTGGGGCCTTACCACCGGCATTAACAATATGTGGCTGAACGGCGGCAGCGGCGGTAATGAGCATATGCTGCTGCTGAGAGACATGGCCATTGAGGCAGGAATAGATACGCCTATCTATACTTGCACTGGCTGGGGCGGCGCTACGACACCAGTACCGGATATGCTCCCGTTATGGGGCGGTTATGCCTACTGGCCATGGATTTACTATGAGACAGACCGCTTCGACGGCATTAAGGAGCATCCGGCAACGCCCGAGTATATTTTCCGCGACAAACATAATAATGACCTTCCGGTGAGCTATAATTTCGAACCGTTCTACCAGCCGGAGGATTATCCGTATGCCTGCTGTGAAATGGGCGGCGGGATGGTCCAGTTCTATAAATACCGGTTCGAGTTTCCGTATAACAGTGTTCCGGCCATGTCTGTCATGAAGACGGCGGAGGGCTGCAATATGCTCGGATACTATATGTATCACGGGGGAAGCAATCCTAAGGGCAAGGTTAACCCCTACACGAATGATCTGGCGACGCCTAAGATCTCCTATGACTTTAACGCGATGATCGGCGAATTCGGGCAGGTGCGTGAATCGTATAAACGGACGAAGCTGCAGCATTATTTGTTCACAGAGTTCCAGCATCAGTTCGCTTTGACCAAGACGATCCTGCCGGGTGACACCTCGGAGAATGATCCGTATGATGTGAGCGAATTACGCTATGCTGTACGTTCGCACGAGGGATCAGGCTTCCTGTTCCTGAATAATTTCCAGGATCATGCGGAGAATCACGATCTGCAGGATATGAACGTCAGCATCGAGCTTCCCGGCGAGACGCTTACGATTCCGGCTCAAGGAGAGCTGACACTGGGCAGCGGGAGCTTTGCGATTCTGCCGTATAACTTCGATCTGGCCGGAATTACGCTGAAATATGCAACCGCGCAGCTGATCACGAAGCTGGACGTAGCGGATGAGGTGTATTACTTCTTCTTTGTGCCGGAAGGCATGAAGGGGAGTTATGCGCTGCACTCAGCCGATGTGGCGGGTATTGAGACCGAAGGCGGTCATACCAGGCAGCTTGAGGATATGACGATCATTGAAGTTGAAGAGCAGACTTCGGGCATCGTGCGCCTCGTCTCCGCAGCAGGCAAGAAAGTTATCATCTACACCATGACGGACGAGCAGAGCCTCGGCTTCTGGAAAACCGAAGTCCGCGGGAAGCAGCGTGTCCTGTTCACAGACGCCAATCTGCTGGTAGCTGGGGATGAAATTAAGCTGGAATCGACAGACAGGGAGGAAGTTACGCTAAGCGTATTCCCTGATTTTGAAGCGGGGTTAGGTTCGGTATCGGGCGGAGAGCTGGCGGCAACTTCCGATGGCGGTTTATTTACAACCTACAAGCTGCTTATCCCCGGGAGAGAGATCGCTTTTACATGGACGAAGGTCAAGGATGAACGGGCGGTTCTTGAATTCGCATCCGGCTCTCTGGACGGTGTGAAAGAAGCCTTGCTGCAAATCGATTATTCCGGTGATATCGGCTACGCCTTCATTGACGGAGATCTCATTAACGATAACTTCTGCAACAACACGACCTGGGAAATCGGACTCAAGCGGTTCGAAGAGCGGCTGTACGACAAGGGGATGTACCTCTATGCATCACCGATCCGCAAAGGGACTGTCGTGAACAGTAATACGACGATGGCAGGCTGGAATGAGACCGCTGCTGAGCTGATTGCCGATATAGCTTCGGTCCGCGCTGTGCCTGTATATGAGATTGTGATCAGATAA
- the hmpA gene encoding NO-inducible flavohemoprotein, with translation MLSQQTRDIVKSTAPVLAEHGTTITTVFYRNLFEAHPELLNVFNHANQAQGRQQAALANAVYAAAVHIDNLENILPAVVQIAHKHVSLGIKPEHYPIVGEFLLKAIKEVLGEAATDEILTAWEEAYGVIAGAFIGVEDSMYKEAREQDNGWNFFKPFTVERKVQESGSITSFYLKPADGLGVPDYKPGQYISIRVLIPGEQYTMIRQYSLSQAPRADGFRISVKREETNDPNGVVSVYLHNQVNEGDIVEVSAPAGEFLLDVTKTTPVAFISGGVGITPMMSMFETVAAVTPDRKTVFLHSARNESLAAFVKDIEKHAAAMSNVQTRTFYSGGPDGIITGEILKSYVDITGDAYVCGPVPFMEAMIGELRALGMKEEQIHYEFFGPALQLNSK, from the coding sequence ATTTTATCACAACAAACTCGTGACATTGTCAAATCCACAGCGCCAGTCCTGGCGGAACACGGCACCACTATTACAACGGTGTTTTACCGGAATCTGTTCGAAGCCCACCCGGAACTGCTGAATGTATTTAACCATGCCAACCAGGCGCAAGGCCGTCAGCAGGCGGCACTGGCCAATGCGGTCTACGCAGCGGCAGTCCACATAGATAATCTTGAGAATATTCTGCCGGCGGTAGTCCAGATTGCACACAAGCATGTCAGCCTCGGCATCAAGCCGGAGCATTATCCGATTGTCGGGGAATTCCTGCTGAAGGCGATCAAGGAAGTGTTGGGCGAGGCAGCTACGGATGAGATTCTTACAGCCTGGGAAGAAGCATACGGAGTTATTGCAGGCGCTTTTATCGGCGTCGAAGACAGCATGTACAAGGAAGCGCGCGAACAGGATAATGGCTGGAACTTCTTCAAGCCTTTTACCGTTGAACGTAAAGTTCAGGAAAGCGGCAGTATTACATCGTTCTATCTGAAGCCGGCGGACGGCTTAGGCGTACCGGATTACAAGCCGGGCCAGTACATCTCTATCCGTGTGCTGATTCCTGGAGAGCAATACACCATGATCCGCCAATACAGCCTGTCGCAGGCTCCCCGGGCAGATGGATTCCGTATTTCCGTGAAACGTGAAGAGACGAATGATCCGAATGGTGTGGTTTCCGTCTATCTCCATAACCAGGTGAATGAAGGAGACATTGTTGAAGTCAGCGCTCCGGCAGGCGAATTTCTGCTCGATGTTACCAAAACCACACCTGTTGCCTTCATCTCCGGCGGCGTAGGCATTACCCCCATGATGAGCATGTTCGAGACCGTTGCGGCCGTAACACCGGACCGAAAGACCGTATTCCTGCATTCTGCACGGAATGAATCGCTCGCCGCTTTCGTTAAGGATATTGAGAAACATGCTGCAGCCATGAGCAATGTACAGACCAGAACCTTCTACTCCGGCGGCCCGGACGGCATCATTACAGGCGAGATTCTGAAGAGTTATGTGGACATTACCGGCGATGCGTATGTTTGCGGCCCTGTTCCTTTCATGGAAGCGATGATCGGAGAGCTGCGGGCACTCGGAATGAAGGAAGAGCAGATTCATTATGAGTTCTTCGGACCGGCCCTTCAATTGAACAGCAAATAG
- a CDS encoding cellulase-like family protein has product MDSVFEHLPRKLTITMWDFSWYTMTLPGEPYHDLAARFQEAVDRGYNTVRICAMPFLLFTAEGKRPGPLHFGSLGEVGQRTRWYNCRGGAELDGHAHLLELFRQAKAHGVYIMLSSWEYQQSPSFLAYPALRDELAAIAPKDRFMAIARSMDQLILLVKEEGFASQIVYAELHNEVEFGQLTAVGVERGIGETDTPKLVEAMQPYIEEAVDYLRAQHPDILMTASYTLNEAYPKAYVARNMQVAHYHLYIKGVLNELMDAAGLNDEQMSFPNAFVRTLLREDAPPFEKWTLPAGQEWRMEGNPVGMKLIYLHDWADPDRWDLYLYDRYGAHKLAMLQKADMRLEEAHEWATHSGIPVVIGEGYVGYTPLHAGFEEGPVGKFIAEYSLHKGMALGFWGMTLCSNCAPHHPFWNDIAWQQKWNRFILEAE; this is encoded by the coding sequence ATGGATTCTGTATTTGAACATTTGCCGCGCAAACTAACCATTACGATGTGGGATTTCTCCTGGTATACGATGACCCTGCCCGGCGAGCCTTACCACGATTTGGCCGCACGCTTCCAGGAAGCAGTGGATAGAGGCTACAATACGGTCCGGATCTGTGCGATGCCGTTCTTATTGTTCACGGCGGAAGGTAAACGGCCGGGCCCGTTACATTTCGGCAGCCTCGGAGAAGTCGGGCAGCGGACCCGCTGGTATAATTGCCGCGGCGGTGCCGAGCTGGACGGGCACGCCCACCTGCTGGAGCTGTTCAGGCAGGCCAAGGCACATGGCGTCTACATCATGCTGTCTTCCTGGGAATACCAGCAGAGTCCGAGCTTCCTGGCGTATCCCGCGCTGCGCGACGAACTGGCCGCTATCGCTCCTAAGGATCGCTTTATGGCAATCGCCAGATCCATGGATCAGCTCATCTTGTTGGTTAAAGAAGAAGGCTTCGCCAGTCAGATCGTCTATGCCGAGCTGCATAACGAGGTGGAATTCGGACAGCTTACCGCTGTCGGCGTGGAGCGGGGGATCGGAGAGACGGATACGCCTAAGCTGGTGGAAGCGATGCAGCCATACATAGAAGAAGCGGTGGATTATCTCCGGGCGCAGCATCCCGACATCCTGATGACGGCCAGCTATACGCTGAATGAAGCCTATCCGAAGGCTTATGTGGCCCGCAATATGCAGGTCGCCCATTATCATCTCTATATTAAAGGCGTATTAAATGAACTCATGGATGCAGCCGGATTAAATGATGAACAAATGTCATTTCCGAATGCCTTTGTCCGGACTTTATTAAGAGAGGATGCTCCACCCTTTGAGAAGTGGACACTGCCGGCAGGGCAGGAATGGCGGATGGAGGGCAATCCGGTCGGGATGAAGCTCATCTACCTGCATGATTGGGCCGATCCGGACCGGTGGGACCTCTATTTATATGACCGTTACGGTGCCCATAAGCTGGCAATGCTGCAAAAAGCGGATATGCGTCTGGAGGAAGCCCATGAGTGGGCCACGCATTCCGGCATACCGGTCGTTATCGGTGAAGGTTATGTCGGTTATACCCCGCTGCATGCAGGCTTCGAGGAAGGACCGGTCGGCAAATTCATTGCCGAGTATTCGCTGCACAAAGGTATGGCGCTGGGCTTCTGGGGAATGACGTTATGCTCCAACTGTGCACCGCATCATCCATTCTGGAACGACATCGCCTGGCAGCAGAAGTGGAACCGGTTCATTCTTGAGGCGGAATAG
- a CDS encoding tetratricopeptide repeat protein, whose translation MKQEAVGHTLEAAPAGSGQIQVKVWGTSVLIPTYEAGEADPNPMFLEKRVYQGSSGRVYPHPVIESISDVKSDKNYKLVILENEYIRIEIMPEIGGRIYRALDKTNNYDFVYYNRVIKPALVGLAGPWISGGIEFNWPQHHRPNTFGPVEYRYGQTEDGSATVWVSEIDRMYGTKVTAAFKLYPGKAYLEINAQVYNRTSEPQTFLWWANPAVAVNDHTQSVFPPDVTAVFDHGKRDVSRFPIATGTYYKQDYSEGVDISRYKNIPVPTSYMAYKSDYNFVGGYDHGVEAGLLHVANHHVSPGKKQWTWGNGEFGQAWDRQLTDEDGPYIELMTGVYTDNQPDFTWLQPYEEKTFTQYFMPYKQIGVVKNASIEAAVNLEIDVESGQALVKVYATSKLEQAVVELSGGANCYLRETVDVSPVDVYQTVITLENGEQEHDLKLSVRNAEGRLLIAYQPKRPEIERIPDAAKPLAAPEELRSAEELYLAGQHLEQYRHATFEPEAYYLEGLKRDSGDIRLNVAYGILLMRRGLYKDGEQHFRKAIERLTWRNPNPYDSEAYYQLGVALRGQNRLDEAYTAFHKSVWSAAWQDAGYFSLAQISSHKGEYAEALDQAERSLIRNSRNYKARNLKAAMLRKLGLLEQAKAFAMETMGLDIADFGAYNELALALRALEDTAGAEKVLSELHLLMRSDAYNYLNLISDYMGCGLLPEAIEIGERAVPAGSSVYPVLHYALGELYARTGQLQKAEEQRSAGQSADPAYCFPNTLFELALLESTVEASPEDDKAYYYLGNFFYDKKRPEEAIASWERSRELRGDYATVHRNLGLAYFNKQDNPQAAMASLKQAYACSPEDVRILFELDQLRKKLAWTSAERLALLEAKRGQVERRDDLFVEYVTLLNNLERYDEALAGLSSRNFHPWEGGEGKVTGQYQFAHTELGKQHLQAGRYEEAVVRFKQALVYPLNLGEGRLEGAQENNIYYYLGLAYEALQQQQEAIASYAIASQGLDEPASAMFYNDQPPDMIFYQGLAWLKLHNEKEAKRRFNKLIDYAEKHIFDEIKMDYFAVSLPDFLVFEDNLDRRNVIHCRYMRGLGLLGLGRTSEAAKELETALSMEPNHQGAMIHRRLCVQK comes from the coding sequence ATGAAGCAAGAAGCTGTAGGGCATACATTGGAGGCAGCTCCAGCCGGATCTGGCCAAATCCAAGTTAAGGTGTGGGGGACAAGCGTGTTGATTCCTACGTATGAGGCGGGAGAAGCTGACCCCAATCCTATGTTTCTGGAGAAAAGAGTCTATCAGGGAAGCTCCGGCCGCGTGTATCCCCACCCGGTAATCGAGTCCATCTCGGATGTGAAGTCCGATAAAAACTACAAGCTGGTGATCCTGGAGAATGAATATATCCGGATTGAAATCATGCCGGAGATCGGCGGCAGAATCTACCGGGCACTCGACAAGACCAATAATTACGACTTCGTCTACTATAACCGGGTCATCAAGCCGGCACTGGTGGGTCTGGCCGGACCGTGGATTTCCGGGGGGATTGAATTCAACTGGCCGCAGCATCACCGCCCGAATACCTTCGGTCCGGTAGAATACCGGTATGGGCAAACCGAAGATGGAAGCGCTACAGTATGGGTCAGTGAAATTGACCGGATGTACGGCACCAAGGTTACCGCCGCCTTCAAGCTGTATCCGGGCAAAGCTTATCTGGAGATTAATGCTCAAGTTTACAACCGGACATCTGAGCCGCAGACCTTCCTGTGGTGGGCGAATCCGGCGGTGGCGGTCAATGATCATACGCAATCGGTGTTTCCTCCGGATGTAACTGCCGTATTCGACCACGGCAAGCGCGATGTATCCCGTTTCCCGATCGCGACCGGAACCTACTACAAACAGGATTATTCGGAAGGTGTAGATATTTCCCGCTACAAGAATATCCCGGTTCCGACTTCTTATATGGCTTATAAATCCGATTATAACTTCGTCGGCGGCTATGATCACGGCGTAGAAGCTGGGCTGCTGCATGTGGCGAATCATCATGTTTCGCCTGGCAAGAAGCAATGGACCTGGGGCAATGGAGAGTTCGGCCAGGCGTGGGACCGTCAGTTGACCGATGAGGATGGCCCGTACATTGAGCTTATGACTGGCGTATACACGGACAACCAGCCTGACTTTACCTGGCTGCAGCCTTATGAGGAGAAGACCTTCACGCAATATTTCATGCCTTACAAGCAAATTGGGGTCGTGAAAAATGCTTCAATTGAAGCAGCTGTCAATTTGGAAATTGATGTTGAATCCGGTCAGGCCTTGGTTAAGGTGTATGCGACCTCGAAGCTGGAGCAGGCAGTTGTAGAACTGAGCGGGGGAGCCAACTGCTACCTGCGTGAGACGGTAGATGTGTCCCCGGTGGATGTGTATCAGACAGTTATAACACTGGAGAACGGTGAGCAGGAGCATGACTTGAAGCTGTCTGTCCGGAATGCGGAAGGCAGACTGCTTATCGCCTATCAGCCGAAACGTCCTGAGATTGAGCGTATCCCCGATGCTGCCAAGCCGCTCGCGGCGCCGGAAGAGCTGCGTTCAGCAGAGGAGCTGTATCTGGCAGGCCAGCATCTGGAACAATACCGGCACGCTACGTTCGAGCCGGAAGCCTACTATCTGGAAGGCTTAAAGCGGGACAGCGGAGATATCCGGCTGAATGTTGCATATGGAATCCTGCTGATGCGCCGCGGACTTTACAAGGACGGTGAGCAGCATTTCCGCAAAGCGATCGAGCGGTTGACCTGGCGGAACCCTAACCCTTATGACAGCGAGGCTTACTATCAGCTGGGTGTCGCACTTCGCGGCCAGAACCGTCTGGACGAAGCCTATACTGCTTTTCACAAATCAGTCTGGTCGGCAGCCTGGCAGGATGCAGGTTACTTCTCTCTGGCGCAAATTTCCAGTCACAAGGGAGAGTACGCGGAAGCGCTTGACCAGGCGGAACGTTCGCTGATCCGCAATTCACGCAATTACAAAGCCCGTAATCTGAAGGCAGCTATGCTCCGCAAGCTTGGACTATTGGAGCAGGCCAAGGCATTCGCTATGGAAACTATGGGTCTGGATATCGCTGATTTCGGAGCCTATAACGAGCTGGCGCTTGCACTACGTGCACTGGAAGACACTGCTGGTGCTGAAAAGGTTCTGTCCGAACTGCATCTGCTTATGCGCAGTGACGCATACAACTATCTCAATCTGATCTCGGACTATATGGGCTGCGGCCTGCTGCCAGAAGCCATTGAGATTGGCGAAAGAGCTGTTCCTGCCGGAAGCTCCGTGTATCCGGTGCTGCATTACGCTCTTGGAGAGCTGTATGCACGTACAGGTCAGCTTCAGAAGGCGGAAGAGCAGCGCAGTGCCGGCCAGTCTGCTGACCCGGCCTATTGCTTCCCTAATACCTTATTTGAGCTTGCCCTGCTGGAGAGCACTGTCGAGGCCAGTCCGGAAGATGACAAGGCGTATTACTATCTGGGCAACTTCTTTTATGATAAAAAACGTCCGGAGGAGGCCATCGCAAGCTGGGAGCGTTCACGGGAGCTTCGCGGAGATTACGCAACGGTTCACCGTAACCTAGGACTCGCCTATTTCAACAAGCAGGATAACCCGCAGGCGGCCATGGCTTCGCTTAAGCAAGCCTACGCCTGCTCACCGGAAGATGTGCGGATTCTGTTTGAACTGGACCAGCTCCGCAAGAAGCTGGCCTGGACCTCAGCGGAGCGCCTCGCCCTTCTTGAAGCGAAGCGCGGCCAGGTGGAGCGGCGTGATGATCTTTTCGTCGAATATGTTACGCTGCTTAACAATCTTGAACGGTATGACGAAGCTCTCGCAGGCTTAAGCTCACGGAATTTCCACCCTTGGGAAGGAGGGGAAGGCAAAGTAACCGGACAATACCAATTCGCCCATACGGAGCTTGGTAAACAGCATCTGCAGGCTGGACGTTACGAAGAAGCGGTTGTCCGCTTCAAGCAGGCTCTTGTCTATCCGCTGAATCTGGGTGAAGGCAGGCTGGAGGGTGCCCAGGAGAACAATATCTACTATTACCTCGGGCTGGCCTACGAAGCTCTGCAGCAGCAACAAGAAGCCATCGCCAGTTATGCCATAGCTTCACAGGGGCTGGATGAACCGGCAAGCGCGATGTTCTACAACGATCAGCCGCCGGACATGATTTTCTATCAGGGGCTGGCGTGGCTGAAGCTGCATAATGAGAAGGAAGCCAAACGCCGCTTCAATAAACTGATTGATTATGCGGAGAAGCATATATTTGATGAGATCAAGATGGACTACTTTGCGGTGTCGCTGCCGGATTTCCTGGTGTTTGAGGATAACCTGGACCGCCGCAACGTGATTCACTGCCGGTATATGCGCGGACTGGGATTGCTTGGACTCGGACGTACCTCAGAAGCTGCTAAGGAACTGGAAACGGCTCTATCTATGGAGCCTAATCATCAAGGTGCGATGATTCACCGCCGCTTATGTGTACAGAAGTGA